The Aggregatilinea lenta genome includes a region encoding these proteins:
- a CDS encoding phosphoglycerate dehydrogenase yields MADKILVTARSFRQTPGPHQQILIDAGYELVNSPHDRPLEGAELAGLGADVTGMLLGVDQCGAEVFERAAQLKAISRYGVGVDKVDVAAATRHGVVVTITPGANAISVAELALGMMFALARHIPHHDRVVKAGGWGRVSGVELTGATLGVVGLGRIGQEVARRAIGLGMRVLYYDPMPFPLELIASLGVEARSLDALFEESDFISLHLPLTDETHYLIDATALARMKSTACVINTARGGLVDEAALAQALAARQIAGAAADVFNAEPPTDRTLVELDNFIAVPHAGSATLQTTLRMGLMASQNLLAALRGELPEGTVNPEVFERP; encoded by the coding sequence ATGGCTGATAAAATTCTGGTAACCGCACGCTCGTTCCGGCAAACGCCCGGCCCCCACCAGCAGATTTTGATCGATGCCGGCTACGAGCTGGTGAACAGCCCGCACGATCGCCCGCTGGAGGGGGCGGAACTGGCCGGGTTGGGCGCGGACGTGACAGGTATGCTGCTCGGCGTGGACCAGTGCGGCGCGGAGGTGTTCGAGCGTGCCGCCCAGCTCAAGGCCATCTCGCGCTACGGCGTCGGGGTGGATAAGGTGGACGTCGCGGCGGCGACGCGGCACGGTGTGGTCGTGACCATCACGCCCGGCGCGAACGCGATCTCAGTCGCGGAGCTGGCGCTGGGCATGATGTTCGCGCTGGCGCGGCATATCCCGCACCACGACCGCGTGGTGAAGGCGGGCGGTTGGGGGCGCGTGTCCGGCGTGGAGCTGACCGGCGCGACGCTGGGCGTCGTCGGGCTGGGGCGCATCGGGCAGGAGGTCGCGCGGCGCGCGATTGGTCTGGGCATGCGCGTGCTCTACTACGATCCCATGCCGTTCCCGCTGGAGCTGATCGCATCGCTCGGCGTGGAAGCGCGCTCGCTGGACGCGCTGTTCGAAGAGAGTGACTTCATCAGCCTGCACCTGCCGCTCACGGACGAGACGCACTACCTGATCGACGCGACGGCGCTGGCGCGCATGAAGTCTACCGCGTGCGTGATCAACACGGCGCGCGGCGGACTGGTCGATGAGGCGGCGCTGGCTCAGGCCCTGGCAGCCCGGCAGATCGCGGGTGCGGCGGCGGACGTGTTCAACGCCGAGCCGCCCACCGATCGCACGCTGGTCGAGTTGGACAACTTCATCGCCGTGCCGCACGCCGGGTCCGCCACGCTGCAAACCACGCTGCGCATGGGCCTGATGGCCTCGCAAAACCTGCTGGCGGCCCTGCGCGGCGAGCTGCCCGAAGGCACGGTAAACCCGGAGGTCTTCGAACGGCCATGA
- a CDS encoding phosphotriesterase family protein, which produces MNFQTVTGPVPVEAVGLADGHAHVWIAPQNGVAPDVRIELHDYDRIEAELRDFRALGGTLLIDCQPGGAGRDTTKLAALSRATGLHITATTGFHRRMYYPPDDWLWSATEDEAAAYFVEELTAGTRESGGTIRATTIKVGYEGTPEGQTRVLMEAVAEAARQTGVLVLFHTEAGRNVEALLPFFSERGVRPTRLYLCHVDKRPDLGLHRELAQAGVLLGYDTFARPKYNPEQGVWKLLPALAAEGLGKHIAICLDLAFPEQWQHYGGGPGLQFLPTQVLPRLRAEGIDEATMARLTGGNIARYLVHQSLTHQESHQE; this is translated from the coding sequence ATGAACTTCCAAACCGTGACCGGGCCGGTCCCGGTCGAGGCTGTAGGACTGGCTGATGGCCACGCACACGTCTGGATCGCGCCGCAGAATGGGGTTGCGCCGGACGTGCGGATCGAGCTGCACGACTACGACCGGATCGAAGCGGAGCTGCGCGACTTCCGCGCGCTGGGCGGTACGCTGCTGATCGACTGCCAGCCGGGCGGCGCAGGGCGCGACACGACGAAGCTGGCCGCGCTGTCACGCGCGACGGGCCTGCACATCACGGCGACGACCGGGTTTCACCGGCGCATGTACTACCCGCCAGACGACTGGCTGTGGTCCGCCACGGAAGACGAGGCTGCGGCCTATTTCGTCGAGGAGCTGACGGCCGGTACGCGCGAGAGCGGCGGCACGATCCGCGCGACCACGATCAAGGTCGGCTACGAGGGCACGCCCGAGGGCCAGACACGCGTGCTGATGGAGGCCGTCGCGGAGGCGGCGCGGCAGACCGGGGTGTTGGTGCTGTTCCATACCGAAGCAGGGCGCAACGTCGAGGCGCTGCTGCCTTTCTTCAGCGAGCGCGGCGTACGCCCGACCCGGCTCTACCTGTGCCACGTCGACAAACGGCCCGACCTGGGGCTGCACCGCGAACTGGCGCAGGCCGGGGTGCTGTTGGGCTACGATACGTTCGCGCGGCCCAAGTACAACCCGGAGCAGGGCGTCTGGAAGCTGCTGCCTGCGTTGGCGGCGGAAGGTCTCGGCAAACATATCGCGATTTGCCTGGATCTGGCATTTCCGGAACAATGGCAGCATTATGGCGGCGGGCCGGGGTTACAGTTCCTGCCCACGCAGGTGCTGCCGCGCCTGCGCGCCGAAGGCATCGACGAAGCCACGATGGCCCGGCTGACGGGTGGCAACATTGCCCGCTATCTTGTTCACCAATCTCTAACCCATCAGGAGTCACACCAGGAGTAA
- a CDS encoding shikimate dehydrogenase family protein yields the protein MSDTMVGQSHVLVKREGPTMYFVGVTTGKSSIMKVFPKWSDILGLNAQIVGYDAPIHAQDEVYRAITEHIKTDPLSKGALVTTHKIDLLDATRDLFEYLDPYAQLCGEISSISKRGDQLRGHAKDPITSGLSLQAFVEPGYWGRTGGEVLCLGAGGSAVAISVYFAGLPDAADRPKKFIAVNRSAPRLESLKAIHAKLDTDIEFEYILNDDPRVNDEIMGQLPPYSMVINATGMGKDRPGSPITDDGLFPENGWAWELNYRGELDFMHQAERQQASRGVRIEDGWIYFVHGWTQVIAEVFDVTLTPEIFAKLDDAASSIRS from the coding sequence ATGTCTGATACAATGGTTGGCCAATCGCACGTACTGGTGAAGCGCGAAGGTCCTACGATGTATTTCGTCGGCGTCACGACAGGCAAGTCATCGATCATGAAAGTGTTCCCCAAGTGGTCCGACATCCTGGGGCTGAACGCGCAGATCGTGGGCTACGACGCGCCGATTCACGCCCAGGACGAGGTGTACCGCGCCATCACCGAGCACATCAAGACCGATCCGCTGTCGAAGGGCGCGCTGGTGACCACGCACAAGATCGATCTGCTCGACGCCACGCGCGACCTGTTCGAGTATCTCGACCCTTACGCGCAGTTGTGCGGCGAGATCTCCTCGATTTCCAAGCGCGGCGACCAGCTTCGCGGCCACGCCAAGGACCCAATCACGTCCGGTCTGTCGCTGCAAGCCTTCGTCGAGCCGGGCTATTGGGGCCGCACGGGCGGCGAGGTGTTGTGCCTGGGCGCGGGCGGCTCGGCGGTAGCAATCAGCGTGTACTTCGCGGGCCTGCCGGACGCGGCGGATCGCCCCAAGAAGTTCATCGCGGTCAACCGCAGCGCGCCGCGTCTGGAGTCGCTGAAGGCAATCCACGCCAAGCTGGACACGGACATCGAGTTCGAGTACATCCTCAACGACGATCCGCGTGTGAACGACGAGATCATGGGCCAGCTACCGCCGTACTCGATGGTGATCAATGCGACCGGCATGGGCAAGGACCGGCCCGGCTCGCCCATCACCGACGACGGCCTGTTCCCCGAAAACGGGTGGGCCTGGGAGCTGAACTATCGCGGCGAGCTGGATTTTATGCACCAGGCCGAGCGCCAGCAGGCGAGCCGCGGCGTGCGCATCGAGGACGGGTGGATTTACTTCGTGCACGGCTGGACGCAGGTCATCGCGGAAGTCTTCGACGTGACGCTGACGCCGGAGATCTTCGCGAAGCTGGACGATGCCGCGTCGTCGATTCGCAGCTAA
- a CDS encoding bifunctional 4-hydroxy-2-oxoglutarate aldolase/2-dehydro-3-deoxy-phosphogluconate aldolase, which produces MARFDRLSVLNTVIAGGMVPLFYNADVDTARQIAAALYKGGARVLEFTNRGDFAIEVFSALVKHCAQAQPELIVGAGSVDDAPTAALYMAHGANFVVGPTFNEEVVRVCNRHKVAYMPGCGSVNDIARAEEWGVEIVKAFPGTAVGGPGFVKDLLGPRPWSRLMPTGGVTTEEANLRAWFDAGVACVGMGSNLVKKDWVKAGDFQSIEHATRGALDLIRVIRGL; this is translated from the coding sequence ATGGCTCGATTCGATCGATTGAGCGTTCTGAATACGGTGATTGCGGGGGGCATGGTCCCGCTGTTCTACAACGCCGACGTGGACACGGCCCGGCAGATCGCCGCCGCGCTGTACAAGGGCGGGGCGCGCGTGCTGGAGTTCACCAATCGCGGCGACTTCGCAATCGAGGTCTTTTCGGCGCTGGTCAAGCACTGCGCGCAGGCGCAGCCGGAGCTGATCGTCGGGGCGGGGTCGGTGGACGACGCGCCGACGGCGGCGCTGTACATGGCGCACGGCGCGAACTTCGTGGTGGGGCCGACCTTCAACGAAGAGGTGGTGCGGGTGTGCAACCGGCACAAGGTGGCCTACATGCCGGGCTGCGGCAGCGTGAACGACATCGCGCGAGCGGAGGAATGGGGCGTGGAGATCGTGAAGGCGTTCCCCGGCACGGCGGTGGGCGGTCCCGGATTCGTCAAAGACCTGCTCGGCCCACGCCCGTGGTCGCGCCTCATGCCGACGGGCGGCGTCACGACCGAAGAAGCCAATCTGCGGGCGTGGTTCGACGCGGGCGTGGCCTGCGTGGGCATGGGCAGCAATCTGGTCAAGAAGGACTGGGTGAAGGCCGGGGACTTCCAGAGCATCGAGCACGCCACGCGTGGCGCTCTGGACCTGATCCGCGTCATTCGCGGCCTATAG
- a CDS encoding ABC transporter ATP-binding protein, whose translation MKTDTEILRGKGLTKTFGFGAQRTVAVDQVDFSFKKGEIISIVGESGSGKTTLAKMLLGLLKPTEGEIYFEGQLRDIRSYKKKKEYWKNIQAIFQDPFSSYNIFRKIDAVLLDCIRMRGGRRLPYDQKRAMMQEACSFVNLKFDELTNKYPFELSGGQQQRLMIARIFLLKPKILLADEPTSMIDACSRATILDMLMELRSEIGMTPIFITHDIGLAYYVSDTVYIMEHGKFVESGSADEVILNPKEAYTQRLLNDVPKLHEEWDLSTV comes from the coding sequence ATGAAGACTGATACAGAGATACTCCGCGGCAAAGGGCTTACTAAAACATTTGGTTTTGGTGCTCAGCGAACCGTCGCCGTCGATCAGGTAGATTTCAGCTTCAAAAAGGGCGAAATCATCTCGATTGTTGGTGAGTCGGGCAGCGGGAAAACCACATTAGCTAAGATGCTGCTGGGACTGCTCAAACCCACTGAAGGCGAGATCTACTTCGAGGGGCAGCTGCGCGACATCCGTTCCTATAAGAAGAAGAAGGAATACTGGAAAAATATCCAGGCGATCTTCCAGGACCCGTTTTCCTCATACAACATCTTCAGGAAGATCGACGCGGTGCTGCTCGATTGCATTCGCATGCGAGGCGGTCGCAGACTCCCCTACGACCAAAAACGGGCGATGATGCAAGAGGCTTGCAGCTTTGTCAATTTAAAGTTTGATGAGCTGACCAACAAATATCCCTTTGAACTGTCTGGTGGACAGCAGCAGCGTTTGATGATTGCTCGTATCTTTTTGCTGAAGCCGAAAATTCTGCTGGCCGATGAACCCACCTCGATGATCGACGCCTGTTCGCGTGCGACTATCCTGGACATGCTGATGGAGCTGCGCAGCGAAATTGGCATGACGCCGATTTTCATCACACATGATATTGGACTGGCCTACTACGTGTCGGACACCGTCTACATCATGGAACACGGCAAATTCGTTGAAAGCGGATCTGCCGACGAGGTGATTTTGAACCCGAAAGAAGCCTATACCCAACGCTTGCTGAATGATGTCCCGAAGCTTCATGAAGAATGGGATCTCTCAACGGTTTAA
- a CDS encoding ABC transporter ATP-binding protein, producing the protein MSRVVLEVNELTTNYVTRFQEKIYAVDHVSLKVKEGRSLGIAGESGCGKSTLALSLMGYYFPPLHYASGEIIVDGTNITGMDPDNVRKTILGNEISYIPQAAMNALNPTQKIIHFIEDVVQAHHPKTTKKEIYELASERFELLGLSPKVLQKYSVELSGGMKQRTVIATSVILSPKVLIADEPSSALDVTSQKMVIKMVMDLMDKGIIKALIFITHELPLLYNVTDDIMVMYAGQIVEKGTAEEVVFDPIHPYSKALMGSIIVPEAGLRDVKLAAIPGTPPNLKNPPSGCRFAERCRFVMPECRTISVNLHDSSEGRAYRCIIPEDDLRKAYKNED; encoded by the coding sequence ATGTCACGAGTCGTGCTAGAAGTCAACGAACTGACAACGAACTATGTCACCCGGTTTCAGGAAAAAATCTATGCCGTTGATCATGTTTCCCTGAAGGTTAAAGAAGGCAGATCGCTAGGCATCGCAGGTGAGTCCGGGTGCGGAAAATCGACGCTTGCGCTCAGCCTGATGGGGTACTACTTTCCGCCGCTGCACTACGCCAGCGGGGAGATCATCGTCGACGGAACAAACATTACGGGAATGGACCCGGATAACGTTCGCAAAACCATCTTGGGAAACGAAATTTCCTATATTCCCCAGGCTGCGATGAATGCGCTCAATCCTACACAGAAGATCATCCACTTTATTGAGGATGTCGTTCAAGCGCATCATCCAAAGACCACCAAGAAAGAGATCTACGAGCTGGCCAGCGAGCGTTTCGAATTGCTGGGCCTGTCGCCCAAAGTCCTGCAAAAATATTCCGTCGAACTCTCCGGTGGGATGAAGCAGCGTACTGTGATCGCAACCTCGGTGATCCTGTCCCCCAAAGTGCTGATCGCAGATGAGCCGTCCTCCGCCCTCGACGTGACCTCGCAGAAGATGGTCATCAAGATGGTGATGGATTTGATGGACAAAGGCATCATCAAGGCGTTGATCTTTATCACGCACGAACTCCCGCTGCTCTACAACGTCACTGACGATATCATGGTCATGTATGCCGGGCAGATTGTGGAGAAGGGTACCGCCGAAGAGGTTGTCTTCGACCCCATCCACCCCTACTCCAAGGCTCTCATGGGGTCGATCATCGTACCAGAAGCAGGTTTGCGGGATGTCAAACTGGCGGCTATTCCTGGCACTCCCCCCAATCTTAAAAATCCACCGTCTGGATGCCGGTTTGCGGAGCGCTGTAGATTTGTCATGCCTGAATGCAGGACGATTTCGGTGAATCTACATGATAGTAGTGAGGGACGCGCCTATCGCTGCATCATACCGGAAGATGATTTAAGGAAGGCGTACAAAAATGAAGACTGA
- a CDS encoding ABC transporter permease has translation MKHTFRQVFRSGKFLVGFVIFMAIVLTVLIYPLFIKYPPLDVVSRGTFLPPGIYVNVYDSMSSSLRYTLLLDDAASRRIASKLSHEDRLAMQEWLVAMGVPEDEIDIEDTVKLLELWKNNFDPTARFPGMTNADRNYYIRLNTSLDGLLATEGATVAALNQETGVLEEKGIINQTDYVNVGEVPNVRVLPLGTDNFGRDVLTELVKATGVSLSIGLVAGVVATSIGLLLGLISGYMGGLVDDLIVFINNLFTVIPSFVLLILISFSIGQEQRGAFTIAVVIGLTSWVWTARAVRAQVISLRNRDHVNLSKLSGHSVAHILTTDILPYIASYVIMALILQISSGILIEAGLSILGLGPRTTDVPTLGLMMNWGMIYQAHIMGKWWAYFPVIVIIALISFSMNLMNTGLDQVFNPALRD, from the coding sequence ATGAAACATACATTTAGACAGGTGTTTCGGTCAGGGAAATTTCTCGTCGGCTTTGTCATATTTATGGCCATCGTGCTGACGGTGTTGATTTATCCTTTGTTTATAAAATACCCGCCATTGGATGTCGTCAGCCGGGGCACATTCCTTCCTCCGGGAATCTACGTGAACGTTTACGATAGCATGAGTTCTTCCCTGCGCTATACGCTGCTCCTGGATGACGCAGCGTCCCGGCGAATTGCCAGTAAGCTGAGCCATGAGGACCGCCTGGCGATGCAAGAATGGCTTGTCGCCATGGGCGTCCCGGAAGATGAGATCGATATCGAGGATACGGTTAAACTCCTCGAACTTTGGAAAAATAACTTTGACCCCACCGCACGCTTCCCCGGCATGACAAATGCTGATCGAAATTACTACATCCGTCTCAACACCTCACTGGATGGGCTTCTCGCCACCGAAGGCGCGACTGTTGCCGCCCTAAATCAAGAAACGGGTGTGCTTGAGGAAAAGGGTATTATCAACCAGACCGATTATGTGAATGTCGGCGAAGTGCCCAATGTCCGCGTGCTGCCCCTTGGAACGGACAACTTCGGTCGCGATGTATTGACAGAGCTGGTCAAAGCAACCGGCGTTTCCCTGTCCATTGGGCTTGTAGCGGGGGTGGTTGCGACCTCTATCGGCCTGCTTCTTGGGCTAATATCCGGATACATGGGCGGTTTGGTTGACGACCTGATCGTCTTTATCAACAACCTGTTCACCGTCATTCCGTCTTTTGTGCTGCTCATCCTGATTTCATTCAGCATCGGGCAGGAACAGCGCGGGGCCTTCACCATCGCCGTGGTAATCGGACTCACCTCGTGGGTTTGGACGGCCAGGGCGGTGCGCGCGCAGGTCATTTCGCTGCGGAACCGCGACCATGTCAACCTGTCGAAGCTCTCCGGGCATTCTGTCGCCCACATCCTGACGACAGATATTCTGCCCTATATCGCTTCGTATGTGATCATGGCCCTGATTCTACAAATTTCGTCCGGCATCTTAATTGAGGCCGGATTATCGATCCTTGGCCTGGGACCCCGAACGACGGATGTGCCCACCCTGGGACTGATGATGAATTGGGGCATGATCTACCAGGCGCATATCATGGGTAAGTGGTGGGCGTACTTCCCCGTGATCGTCATTATTGCTTTGATTTCGTTTTCGATGAACTTAATGAATACGGGCCTGGATCAAGTATTCAATCCGGCTTTAAGGGATTAA
- a CDS encoding ABC transporter permease encodes MKEYRNYYLKKFIWFIVTLQCAFILNFILPRLMPGDPVAAIVARMAQGMSNATGVQAVYEQYTKLFGTDKSMIEQFLIYIRNVFHGDFGYSISQYPRTVADVIQSSIWWTVALQFPAIIVGWILGNTLGALAAYLRKGFDRVLLPISIFLSNLPAFGMAVVLLVIFAVDLNWFPTSGGYGFDMIPNTSWEFVWSVIVHYQLPFWSIVLITIGGQAIGMRSMAIYELNADYVKYARFLGVKDSKIIRYVFRNAMLPQVTGLAQSIGTMVGGALVAEIIFSYPGLGSTILTAVLGGDYPLISATTLIITIMTLIAFFVLEIVYGMIDPRVKAAQSE; translated from the coding sequence TTGAAAGAGTATCGGAACTATTATCTTAAGAAGTTCATCTGGTTCATTGTCACCCTCCAGTGCGCGTTTATCCTAAATTTCATATTGCCTCGCCTGATGCCGGGCGATCCCGTGGCGGCCATCGTCGCCCGGATGGCCCAGGGTATGTCCAATGCCACAGGTGTTCAGGCCGTGTATGAACAATACACAAAATTGTTTGGCACCGACAAATCGATGATAGAGCAGTTCCTGATCTACATCCGCAATGTATTTCATGGCGATTTTGGCTACTCGATCAGCCAGTATCCCCGAACGGTTGCCGATGTCATCCAATCGTCCATCTGGTGGACTGTTGCGCTGCAGTTTCCAGCGATCATCGTCGGGTGGATATTAGGAAACACCCTCGGCGCGTTGGCTGCGTACCTTCGAAAGGGCTTTGACAGAGTTCTTCTGCCTATCAGCATCTTCCTCAGCAATTTACCCGCCTTTGGGATGGCGGTCGTTTTACTGGTGATCTTCGCCGTGGACCTGAACTGGTTCCCTACATCCGGCGGCTATGGGTTTGACATGATTCCCAACACCAGTTGGGAATTTGTATGGTCCGTCATCGTGCATTATCAATTGCCGTTCTGGTCAATTGTGCTGATTACCATCGGCGGCCAGGCAATCGGCATGCGCTCGATGGCGATCTATGAGTTGAACGCGGATTACGTCAAGTATGCGCGTTTCCTCGGAGTCAAAGATAGCAAGATTATCCGGTACGTCTTCAGAAATGCGATGCTGCCCCAGGTCACCGGCTTGGCGCAATCGATCGGGACCATGGTAGGCGGCGCGCTGGTCGCTGAGATAATTTTTAGTTATCCCGGGCTTGGCTCTACCATCCTGACCGCCGTGCTAGGGGGAGATTACCCGTTGATTTCGGCCACGACACTGATTATTACCATCATGACTTTGATCGCATTCTTTGTCCTCGAAATCGTCTATGGGATGATTGACCCTCGCGTTAAAGCTGCTCAGTCCGAATAG